The following proteins come from a genomic window of Vanessa tameamea isolate UH-Manoa-2023 chromosome 6, ilVanTame1 primary haplotype, whole genome shotgun sequence:
- the LOC113403274 gene encoding rho GTPase-activating protein 100F isoform X3: MQWRKLTRLKSSPGGQSRARRMLCCGRRKENGRAAPDLTASPGRAPPGPAQPSRANHAPPCVLQPDFRKVSGVSNEIFRQIEMVENDHDATTAAALEAVERRGEMIVRILELRQVGRNNIEAAKKFFSLQDARHIVQLVEIVKRPGQTLGLYIREGDGGARTDGVFISRIALESAVYNSGCLKVGDEILAVNLVDVRRMSLDDVVIIMSIPRRLLLCTRQRKGKSGPGSPSLPRPEHKPPPVVVLKRDCRDDDDRDRDRVDGLYSQHGTLRSTGVPGSAVRPVGDGREERSRMQLGALSPDSTPLDLYYNSRPPSDHSTWSYRPPPPVITEQPKSSATHFVPYERSYPNTLESLAEKVHSFYPESGSTRFGGRVPRSGSEQQLPRAETHSDFGRHSLLRSSLKASAAGPASSLSRYGQRYGGVGMTGTGLPSSLTGTGLGGTGLGGPGLPSGLSSTGLSGLTGSSLVGSGLTGSGLGTGLSGTGLSSTLGAGYGTTGLGLPSYGSKFGTTRRNRSLDYSSDTEATAPTRTPYYSGLSGYRSSTLGRDIGSKFNSLPRDVRGTGQRLGLSRRAGSVLQDEPEPLSSRLDLRSSRGRLPSSPSVFTSDEYRAWLSRAPSTSALYETLRPRLPTHYSAENIHDALKNMESGSRFGSSLGLAARRIERPRHLPARSLSSQQLGPTAGGSPSARRVRQLLELGSKFSCPNPSPVPTPGSRHQRHLDINPNEFLKYKVDKPGTGGLSTSMTGLSRISGGVSGMLWVHLLAGRGLRPAPSGSSPGSPPSGPLAPPQPPVAPRDLYCVLECDRVHKARTVVRTGELQFDWDESFELELVDNRQLDVLVYSWDPQHRHKLCFRGAVTLPDLLTRSPSHQLAIKMEPRGTLYMRVRHTEPHELFRRRPAAPRLAPPPLFGAELETVVARELRPPHAPPVPLVVRRCVEEIERRGLDIIGLYRLCGSANKKRILREAFERNARGVELTPDSVPDINVITGVLKDYLTELPQPLFSRCLYQMTLDALGVCLPDDKEGNARLMASIVECLPRAARATLVFLLDHLALVVAAQDRNKMSPQHLAVAMAPPLMLQSQPPAEMDYQRPIHVLQCLLQIWPPPKRSDSSARRASNRAAWKQSQCVASGLSHPPPRPSSALSQSISASSGSISSISAASSLGSARGRPLAARTCSLISQGRPISSAVASSRPSARSSSLPSGDSIVPRFAQ; encoded by the exons GAGAATGGCCGCGCGGCGCCGGACCTGACGGCTTCGCCTGGCCGCGCGCCGCCCGGCCCGGCGCAGCCTTCGCGCGCCAATCATGCGCCGCCCTGCGTGCTGCAGCCGGACTTTAGAAAG GTATCGGGTGTCAGCAATGAAATATTCAGGCAAATTGAAATGGTTGAAAATGATCACGACGCCACTACGGCCGCGGCGCTCGAG gcAGTGGAGCGACGCGGTGAGATGATAGTACGGATTCTTGAATTGAGACAAGTTGGCAGAAATAATATAGAAGCCGCTAAGAAGTTCTTTTCTCTACAA GACGCACGCCACATAGTTCAACTAGTGGAGATCGTCAAGCGCCCTGGTCAAACCTTGGGCCTTTACATTAGAGAAGGAGATGGCGGTGCAAGGACAGATGGAGTATTTATATCCAGAATAGCTTTGGAATCAGCAGTTTATAATAGTGGGTGCCTGAAGGTTGGGGATGAAATCCTGGCCGTCAACTTAGTTGATGTCAGGCGAATGTCACTAGACGATGTAGTGATTATTATGTCAATACCACGGCGTCTGTTGCTGTGTACTAGACAGAGAAAAG GAAAATCAGGTCCTGGATCGCCATCGTTACCGCGCCCTGAGCACAAACCACCACCGGTAGTGGTGTTGAAACGTGACTGCCGGGATGATGACGACAGAGATCGAGACAGGGTCGACGGACTTTACTCAca ACATGGTACTCTGCGTTCAACGGGAGTGCCCGGAAGTGCTGTGCGACCTGTTGGTGATGGTAGAGAGGAGCGAAGTCGTATGCAGCTCGGAGCATTGTCACCTGATTCGACTCCGTTAgatctttattataattcacgACCACCATCTGATCACTCTACGTGGAG TTATCGTCCGCCGCCACCCGTTATAACGGAACAGCCGAAGTCATCTGCAACACACTTTGTTCCATATGAACGATCGTATCCAAATACATTAGAGAGTCTAGCAGAAAAAGTACATTCTTTCTATCCCGAAAGTGGAAG taCTCGTTTCGGAGGCAGAGTGCCGCGATCAGGATCTGAACAACAGCTACCAAGGGCGGAAACACATTCTGATTTCGGACGTCATTCGTTACTTCGATCAAGTTTGAAGGCATCTGCTGCGGGTCCTg cttCCAGTTTGTCTAGATATGGACAGCGTTATGGTGGTGTGGGCATGACTGGCACTGGTCTACCGTCTAGTCTTACAGGTACTGGTCTAGGAGGAACTGGCTTAGGAGGACCTGGTCTACCGTCTGGATTATCATCCACTGGCCTAAGTGGTTTAACAGGTTCTAGCTTGGTAGGTTCAGGCTTGACAGGTTCAGGACTGGGGACTGGATTATCGGGAACTGGATTGAGCTCAACTCTTGGAGCAGGTTATGGAACTACAGGATTGGGACTACCATCTTATGGGAGTAAATTTGGAACTACTAGAAGAAATCGCAGTTTGGATTACTCATCTGATACAGAAGCTACTGCTCCAACAAGAACTCCATATTATTCTGGATTAAGTGGGTACAGAAGTAGTACTCTGGGAAGAGACATTGGATCGAAGTTCAACTCATTACCGAGAGACGTTAGAGGAACCGGTCAACG attggGTCTGTCAAGACGTGCAGGAAGCGTTCTTCAAGATGAACCTGAACCTTTATCTTCGAGATTAGACTTACGCTCTTCCAGAG GTCGATTGCCTTCTTCTCCCTCAGTGTTCACTTCTGATGAATATCGTGCTTGGTTATCTCGGGCCCCATCTACAAGCGCGCTGTATGAAACGCTTCGTCCAAGACTACCTACTCACTACTCCGCTGAAAACATACATGATGCTCTTAAAAAT ATGGAAAGTGGCAGCCGCTTTGGTTCATCACTCGGTCTGGCCGCACGTCGTATCGAAAGACCTCGCCACTTACCAGCGCGCTCACTTTCATCCCAGCAGCTTGGCCCTACAGCCGGTGGATCACCATCAGCTCGACGCGTCAGACAATTGCTCGAATTGGGGTCTAAATTTAGCTGCCCTAATCCCAGCCCTGTACCGACACCAGGCTCAAGGCATCAGCGCCATCTAGATATCAATCCTAATg AGttcctaaaatataaagtaGACAAACCAGGTACAGGAGGCCTTTCTACATCAATGACTGGATTATCACGTATATCTGGAGGTGTATCTGGAATGCTATGGGTTCACCTGCTCGCTGGTCGAGGGTTGCGTCCAGCACCATCTGGATCTTCACCTGGATCACCGCCATCTGGACCTCTCGCACCACCACAACCTCCAGTAGCACCCCGGGATCTGTATTGTGTATTAGAGTGCGATCGCGTTCATAAAGCACGTACAGTG gtACGAACTGGTGAGCTTCAATTTGATTGGGACGAGTCATTCGAGTTAGAACTTGTTGACAACCGTCAGCTTGATGTATTGGTATACTCCTGGGATCCACAACACAGGCACAAGTTGTGCTTCCGAGGAGCTGTCACACTGCCAGATTTACTAACTCGTTCTCCATCTCACCAACTTGCGATAAAA aTGGAGCCCCGGGGTACTCTCTATATGCGGGTCCGTCATACGGAGCCACACGAGCTGTTTCGGCGCCGGCCTGCTGCACCACGTCTAGCACCACCGCCACTGTTCGGTGCAGAGCTGGAGACGGTGGTGGCACGGGAACTACGACCACCACATGCACCACCAGTGCCGTTAGTCGTGAGACGGTGCGTGGAAGAGATAGAGAGACGTGGCTTGGATATTATAG GTCTCTATCGACTGTGCGGTTCCGCAAACAAAAAACGTATATTGAGAGAAGCTTTTGAGCGCAACGCTCGTGGTGTAGAACTGACTCCAGACTCAGTTCCTGATATCAATGTTATCACTGGCGTATTGAAGGATTATTTAACGGAGCTGCCCCAGCCACTGTTTAGTCGATGCTTATATCAAATGACCTTGGATGCTTTAG GTGTATGTCTCCCAGATGACAAAGAAGGCAATGCTCGTTTAATGGCATCTATAGTTGAATGTCTGCCTCGTGCGGCTCGCGCTACCTTGGTCTTCCTTCTTGACCATTTGGCCTTGGTAGTGGCTGCCCAGGACCGCAATAAAATGTCACCTCAGCATTTGGCAGTGGCGATGGCCCCACCTCTAATGCTCCAATCACAACCACCAGCGGAGATGGACTATCAGCGTCCGATTCACGTCCTCCAATGCCTCTTGCAGATTTGGCCACCTCCGAAACGTTCAG ACAGTTCGGCGCGGCGAGCCAGCAACCGGGCCGCGTGGAAACAGAGTCAGTGCGTCGCCAGTGGCCTCAGCCACCCTCCCCCCAG GCCGAGTTCCGCCCTCAGTCAGTCCATATCGGCATCAAGCGGGAGCATCAGCAGCATCTCCGCCGCCAGCTCTCTCGGGTCGGCCCGTGGCCGACCGCTCGCCGCCCGCACAT GTTCTCTCATCAGTCAGGGCCGGCCAATATCGTCCGCAGTCGCCTCTTCGAGGCCCTCTGCCCGCTCCTCCTCGCTCCCGTCAGGTGACAGTATCGTCCCCCGGTTCGCCCAGTAG